One stretch of Skermanella mucosa DNA includes these proteins:
- a CDS encoding NADP-dependent malic enzyme, with protein MDEHLVQSALNYHRFPNPGKISITPTKSMVNQRDLALAYSPGVAIPCMSINKDPLEALNLTSRGNLVAVISNGTAVLGLGNIGALASKPVMEGKGCLFKKFAGIDVFDIEIDETDPEKLVEIIASLEPTFGGINLEDIKSPECFYIETKLRERMKIPVFHDDQHGTAIVTAAAVINGLKVVGKKIEDVKLVCSGAGAAALACLDLLINLGLRKESVFVTDSKGVVYEGRTEYMDDNKARYGQPTQARTLADIMPDADIFLGLSAGGVLKPEMVKGMADKPLILAMANPEPEIRPELAREVRPDCVIATGRSDYPNQVNNVLCFPFIFRGALDVGASTINEEMKMAATLAIAAIAEAEPSDVVTSAYGTQEPFGPEYLIPRPFDPRLITTVAPAVAEAAMKTGVATRPITDMKAYRDQLGGFVYRSGTVMQPVFAAAAELRKRVCYAEGEDDRVLRAAQVVVDENLARPILVGRTHVIEQKMRELGLHIQAGKDYDVADFDDDAMINEAAELYYQLRRRRGLTSNFAVAEMRRNSTLIGAALVRQGKADGLLCGTSGPYATHLGYVADVIGLQEGTRNFAAMNLLMLPGHTLFICDTSINPDPTAEQIAEFTLLAAKEVQRFGLTPRAALLSHSNFGSADTPSAIKMRQALGLIQGMAPDLEVDGEMHADAALAKHTLDRIMPDSTLTCEANLLIMPNLDAANITFNALKAVAGQGVTVGPILLGAAQPVHILTPTSTVRRIVNMTALTAVDAAVELGEVPMAKAAE; from the coding sequence ATGGACGAACATCTGGTCCAAAGCGCCCTGAACTATCACCGTTTTCCCAATCCAGGTAAGATCTCGATCACTCCGACCAAGAGCATGGTCAACCAGCGCGATCTGGCGCTGGCCTATTCTCCGGGCGTCGCGATCCCCTGCATGTCGATCAACAAGGACCCGCTGGAGGCGCTGAACCTGACCTCGCGCGGCAACCTGGTGGCGGTGATCAGCAACGGGACCGCGGTGCTGGGCCTGGGCAACATCGGCGCGCTCGCCAGCAAGCCGGTCATGGAAGGCAAGGGTTGCCTGTTCAAGAAGTTCGCCGGGATCGACGTGTTCGACATCGAGATCGACGAGACAGATCCCGAGAAGCTGGTCGAGATCATCGCCAGCCTGGAGCCGACCTTCGGCGGCATCAACCTGGAAGACATCAAGTCGCCGGAATGCTTCTACATCGAGACCAAGCTGCGCGAACGCATGAAAATCCCGGTCTTCCACGATGACCAGCACGGCACCGCCATCGTCACGGCGGCGGCCGTCATCAACGGCCTGAAGGTCGTCGGGAAAAAGATCGAGGACGTCAAGCTGGTCTGCTCCGGTGCCGGTGCCGCGGCACTCGCCTGCCTCGACCTGCTGATCAATCTGGGACTCCGCAAGGAGAGCGTCTTCGTCACCGATAGCAAGGGTGTGGTCTACGAAGGACGCACCGAGTACATGGACGACAACAAGGCGCGTTACGGGCAGCCGACCCAGGCCAGAACGCTGGCCGACATCATGCCTGACGCCGACATCTTCCTAGGCTTGTCGGCTGGCGGCGTGCTGAAGCCCGAGATGGTCAAGGGCATGGCAGACAAGCCGCTGATCCTGGCGATGGCGAACCCGGAACCGGAGATCCGTCCCGAACTGGCAAGGGAGGTCAGGCCGGACTGCGTGATCGCCACCGGGCGGTCGGACTATCCCAACCAGGTCAACAACGTCCTGTGCTTCCCCTTCATCTTCCGGGGGGCGTTGGATGTCGGCGCCAGCACCATCAACGAGGAAATGAAGATGGCGGCCACGCTGGCGATCGCCGCCATCGCGGAAGCCGAGCCGTCCGACGTGGTGACCTCGGCCTACGGCACTCAGGAGCCGTTCGGCCCGGAATACCTGATCCCGCGTCCGTTCGACCCGCGGCTGATCACGACGGTGGCTCCGGCGGTGGCGGAAGCGGCCATGAAGACCGGCGTCGCCACCCGGCCGATCACCGACATGAAGGCCTACCGCGACCAGCTCGGCGGCTTCGTCTACCGCTCCGGCACGGTCATGCAGCCAGTGTTCGCCGCCGCGGCGGAGCTCAGAAAGCGCGTCTGCTACGCGGAAGGCGAGGACGATCGGGTGCTGCGGGCGGCCCAGGTGGTAGTCGATGAGAACCTGGCGCGCCCGATCCTGGTCGGCAGAACCCACGTAATCGAGCAGAAAATGCGTGAGCTGGGCCTGCATATTCAAGCGGGCAAGGACTACGACGTCGCCGACTTCGACGATGACGCCATGATCAATGAGGCGGCGGAACTTTACTATCAGCTTCGCCGCCGCCGTGGTCTCACCAGCAACTTCGCGGTCGCGGAGATGCGGCGGAACTCGACGCTGATCGGGGCGGCGCTGGTGCGACAGGGCAAGGCCGATGGACTGCTGTGCGGCACCTCCGGCCCCTATGCCACACACCTGGGATATGTCGCCGATGTTATCGGCCTGCAGGAGGGCACCCGAAACTTCGCCGCCATGAACCTGCTGATGCTGCCGGGGCATACTCTGTTCATCTGCGACACCTCGATCAATCCTGATCCGACGGCCGAGCAGATCGCCGAGTTCACGCTGCTGGCGGCGAAGGAGGTCCAACGATTCGGCCTGACGCCACGCGCCGCCCTGCTGTCGCACTCCAACTTCGGCAGCGCCGACACGCCCTCGGCGATCAAGATGCGCCAGGCCCTGGGACTGATCCAGGGAATGGCTCCGGACCTGGAGGTGGATGGCGAGATGCACGCCGATGCGGCTCTTGCCAAACACACGCTGGACCGGATCATGCCGGACAGCACCCTCACCTGCGAGGCCAACCTGCTGATCATGCCCAACTTGGATGCCGCCAACATCACCTTCAACGCCCTGAAGGCGGTGGCCGGGCAGGGCGTCACGGTCGGGCCGATCCTGCTGGGCGCGGCCCAGCCGGTTCACATCCTGACCCCGACCAGCACCGTCCGCCGCATCGTCAACATGACCGCCCTGACAGCCGTGGATGCGGCTGTGGAACTGGGCGAAGTGCCTATGGCCAAAGCCGCCGAGTAG
- a CDS encoding dicarboxylate/amino acid:cation symporter — protein MEVTGGAASAATAPHKKIYHHLYFQVLCAIVLGVLVGYFYPQFGESLKWLGDLFIKLIKMLIAPIIFCTVVHGIASMEDMKKVGRVGVKALIYFEVMTTLALIVGLIVVNLWQPGVGMNVDVSALDTKAIAAYTSKAAEQGTIEYIMHIVPSTVVGAFAEGEILQVLFFALLFGFALFALGERGKPLLGIIDQSAHVFFKIVGIVMKVAPIGAFGAMAFTIGKYGVGSLVSLGSMMIAFYATCLIFVFLVLGGVARLAGFSILKFIKYIKEELLIVLGTSSSESVLPRMIAKMELLGADKSVVGLVIPTGYSFNLDGTCIYLTMAAIFLAQATNTDLTMAQQLGIIGVLLLTSKGAAGVTGSGFIVLAATLASVGTIPVASIALILGIDRFMSEARALTNLIGNGVATIVVAKWEGALDTERMHRHLNNETDAEADSPESVLVEEEESVGIGTGRGTAGAPSPVRA, from the coding sequence ATGGAAGTCACCGGAGGCGCGGCCTCGGCCGCAACGGCGCCACACAAGAAGATCTACCATCATCTTTACTTCCAGGTCCTGTGCGCCATCGTTCTCGGCGTGCTGGTCGGATACTTCTATCCCCAGTTCGGCGAGAGCCTGAAGTGGCTGGGCGACCTGTTCATCAAGCTGATCAAGATGCTGATCGCCCCGATCATCTTCTGCACCGTGGTGCACGGCATCGCCAGCATGGAGGACATGAAGAAGGTCGGCCGGGTCGGCGTCAAGGCGCTGATCTACTTCGAGGTCATGACCACCCTGGCCCTGATCGTCGGGCTGATCGTCGTCAACCTGTGGCAGCCCGGCGTCGGCATGAACGTCGATGTGAGCGCGCTCGACACCAAGGCGATCGCGGCCTATACCTCGAAAGCGGCCGAGCAGGGCACCATCGAGTACATCATGCACATCGTGCCGAGCACGGTGGTCGGCGCCTTCGCCGAGGGTGAGATCCTTCAGGTGCTGTTCTTTGCATTGCTGTTCGGTTTCGCCCTGTTCGCGCTGGGTGAGCGCGGCAAGCCATTGCTGGGCATCATCGACCAGTCGGCCCACGTCTTCTTCAAGATCGTCGGCATCGTGATGAAGGTGGCCCCGATCGGTGCCTTCGGCGCCATGGCCTTCACCATCGGCAAGTACGGCGTGGGCAGCCTGGTCTCGCTCGGCTCAATGATGATTGCCTTCTACGCCACCTGCCTGATCTTCGTCTTCCTGGTGCTGGGCGGGGTCGCCCGTCTGGCCGGCTTCAGCATCCTGAAGTTCATCAAGTACATCAAGGAGGAGCTGCTGATCGTCCTCGGCACATCCTCCTCTGAATCAGTCCTGCCGCGCATGATCGCCAAGATGGAGCTGCTTGGGGCGGACAAGTCCGTGGTGGGGCTGGTGATCCCGACCGGCTACTCGTTCAACCTGGATGGCACCTGCATCTACCTGACGATGGCCGCGATCTTCCTGGCCCAGGCGACCAACACGGACCTGACGATGGCGCAGCAGCTGGGCATCATCGGCGTGCTGCTGCTGACCTCCAAGGGGGCGGCCGGCGTCACCGGCAGCGGCTTCATCGTGCTGGCGGCAACGCTGGCCTCGGTCGGCACCATTCCGGTCGCCAGCATCGCGCTGATCCTGGGCATCGACCGCTTCATGTCGGAAGCGAGAGCCCTGACCAACCTGATCGGCAACGGTGTCGCCACCATCGTGGTCGCGAAATGGGAGGGAGCGCTCGACACCGAGCGCATGCACCGGCACCTCAACAACGAGACCGATGCCGAGGCCGACAGCCCAGAGAGCGTCCTGGTCGAAGAGGAGGAAAGCGTCGGGATCGGCACAGGGAGAGGAACGGCAGGGGCTCCTTCGCCGGTACGGGCCTGA
- the lpdA gene encoding dihydrolipoyl dehydrogenase: MSTMEIRIPDIGDFKEVPIIEVHVKTGDKVAVEDPLLTLESDKATLEVPCPQAGTVGEVKVKTGDRVSEGDLILMLEAEGGAAIPPKERLREDAAPSAGYAQAGYGSPAGTYDTIEVKVPDIGDFKDVPVIEILVREGDEIGAEDPLMTLESDKATMEIPAPAAGTVGAIRIKVGDRVSQGDTIMTLRTQAAAKGNGAAITMAPPAPASAPAGKPASAVASDIHAEVLVLGAGPGGYTAAFRAADLGKQVVLIERWPTLGGVCLNVGCIPSKALLHAAKVIDETQDMSGHGIRFTDPTIDIDALRGWKDGVVKKLTGGLSGLAKQRKVTVVSGFGRFISLNQVEVEGQDGSRKVVTFDQAIIAAGSEPVTLPFIPHQDPRVIDSTGALELDGIPKRLLVLGGGIIGLEMATVYHALGSKVTIVELMDQIIPGADKDIVTPLMKRIQKKYENIHLKTKVTKVEATADGLIAYFEGGKAPATDIFDRILVAVGRRPNGRTIGAENAGVAVDERGYIPVDKQMRTNVAHIFAIGDVVGQPMLAHKAVHEGRVAAEAASGKNSFFDAKVIPSVAYTDPEVAWVGPTENELKAKGVKYGKGVFPWAASGRSLSLGRDEGITKILFDEATDRILGCGIVGPSAGDLIAEAALAIEMGADAEDIGLTIHPHPTLSETIAMSAEAFEGTITDLYMPKRK; this comes from the coding sequence ATGAGCACGATGGAAATCCGCATCCCTGATATCGGCGACTTTAAGGAGGTGCCGATCATCGAGGTCCACGTGAAGACCGGCGACAAGGTGGCGGTGGAAGACCCGCTGCTGACGCTGGAGTCCGACAAAGCGACGCTGGAGGTGCCGTGCCCGCAGGCCGGCACCGTCGGCGAGGTCAAGGTCAAGACCGGCGACCGCGTCTCGGAGGGCGACCTGATCCTCATGCTCGAAGCCGAGGGTGGGGCTGCCATTCCGCCCAAGGAACGCCTGAGGGAAGACGCTGCCCCCTCGGCCGGCTATGCGCAGGCCGGTTACGGCTCGCCGGCGGGAACCTACGACACGATCGAGGTCAAGGTTCCCGATATCGGTGACTTCAAGGACGTGCCGGTCATCGAGATCCTGGTCAGGGAAGGTGACGAGATCGGCGCCGAAGACCCCCTGATGACGCTGGAATCCGACAAAGCCACGATGGAGATCCCGGCGCCCGCGGCGGGCACCGTCGGCGCGATCAGGATCAAGGTGGGCGACCGGGTGTCCCAGGGCGACACCATCATGACGCTCCGGACCCAGGCAGCCGCCAAGGGCAACGGTGCTGCGATAACCATGGCGCCGCCAGCTCCAGCCAGTGCTCCGGCGGGCAAACCGGCCAGCGCCGTGGCGAGTGACATCCATGCCGAGGTGTTGGTGCTGGGGGCCGGCCCCGGCGGTTACACCGCCGCCTTCCGGGCGGCTGATCTCGGCAAGCAGGTCGTGCTGATCGAACGTTGGCCGACGCTGGGCGGTGTCTGCCTGAATGTCGGCTGCATCCCGTCGAAAGCCCTGCTGCACGCGGCCAAGGTGATCGACGAGACCCAGGACATGTCCGGCCACGGCATCCGCTTCACCGATCCCACCATCGACATCGATGCGCTCCGCGGCTGGAAGGACGGTGTCGTCAAGAAGCTGACCGGCGGCCTGTCCGGCCTGGCCAAGCAGCGCAAGGTGACGGTTGTTTCCGGGTTCGGCCGGTTCATCTCGCTCAACCAGGTCGAGGTGGAGGGGCAGGATGGGTCAAGGAAAGTTGTGACCTTCGACCAGGCGATCATCGCCGCGGGGTCGGAGCCGGTGACGCTGCCGTTCATCCCGCACCAGGACCCGCGGGTGATCGACAGCACCGGGGCGCTGGAACTGGACGGGATCCCGAAGCGGCTGCTGGTGCTGGGCGGCGGCATCATCGGGCTGGAGATGGCGACGGTCTATCACGCGCTGGGATCCAAGGTGACCATAGTCGAGTTGATGGACCAGATCATCCCCGGCGCCGACAAGGACATCGTGACGCCGCTGATGAAGCGGATCCAGAAGAAGTACGAGAACATCCACCTGAAGACCAAGGTGACCAAGGTCGAGGCGACGGCGGATGGTCTGATAGCATATTTCGAAGGCGGCAAGGCGCCAGCGACCGACATTTTCGATCGCATCCTGGTTGCTGTGGGCCGGCGACCGAACGGGCGCACGATCGGGGCGGAGAATGCCGGGGTTGCCGTGGACGAGCGCGGCTACATCCCGGTGGACAAGCAGATGCGGACCAACGTGGCCCATATCTTCGCGATCGGCGACGTCGTCGGTCAGCCGATGCTGGCGCACAAGGCGGTCCATGAGGGCAGGGTGGCAGCCGAGGCCGCGTCGGGCAAGAACAGCTTCTTCGACGCCAAGGTGATCCCGTCGGTCGCCTATACCGATCCGGAAGTCGCCTGGGTGGGACCGACCGAGAACGAGCTGAAGGCCAAGGGCGTAAAGTACGGCAAGGGGGTCTTCCCGTGGGCCGCGAGCGGCCGGTCGCTGTCACTGGGGCGCGACGAGGGGATCACCAAGATCCTGTTCGACGAGGCGACCGACCGCATCCTCGGCTGCGGCATCGTCGGTCCCAGCGCCGGCGACCTGATCGCGGAAGCCGCACTCGCGATCGAGATGGGAGCCGATGCCGAGGACATCGGCCTGACCATCCACCCGCACCCGACACTCTCCGAAACCATCGCCATGTCAGCCGAAGCCTTCGAGGGCACCATCACCGACCTCTACATGCCCAAGCGAAAGTGA
- the aceF gene encoding dihydrolipoyllysine-residue acetyltransferase — MTAMTETRVGVTTQVTVPDIGDFKDVPIIEILVKEGDAINAEDPLLTLESDKATMEVPAPSSGTVEKILVKVGDKVSEGTPILMFKGGDGAMTQPPSLVNQQEPPPQSKPVAVPNTNPAPSQATASADRGAGATTGTADFGNVHASPSVRRVARELGVDLTRLKGSGEKGRITKDDVLNFLKGPAAAPAAAPGSSGGAGIPEIPAVDFSKFGPIETRPLPRIKKLSGPHLHRAWLNVPHVTHNDESDITEIDAYRKELDSSAKEKGYRVTLLAFLMKAAVSALREFPEFNSSLSPEKDSLIVKKYYHIGIAADTPEGLVVPVIRDVDRKGIHELSQELGSASKRARDGKLSAADMQGACFTISSLGGIGGTGFTPIVNAPEVAILGVVRSKMAPVWNGKEFVPRLMLPVSLSYDHRVIDGALAARFSRHLCHVLEDVRRLVL; from the coding sequence ATGACTGCCATGACCGAAACTCGTGTCGGCGTCACGACACAGGTGACCGTGCCCGACATCGGAGACTTCAAGGACGTTCCGATCATCGAGATTCTGGTCAAGGAAGGCGACGCGATCAACGCCGAAGACCCCTTGCTGACGCTGGAGTCGGACAAGGCGACCATGGAAGTGCCTGCACCATCTTCCGGCACCGTGGAGAAGATCCTGGTCAAGGTCGGCGACAAGGTCAGCGAGGGCACGCCGATCCTGATGTTCAAGGGCGGCGACGGTGCCATGACCCAACCGCCGTCGCTGGTCAATCAGCAGGAGCCGCCGCCGCAGTCGAAGCCCGTCGCGGTGCCGAACACGAACCCCGCTCCATCCCAGGCAACGGCCTCCGCCGATCGGGGAGCGGGAGCCACGACGGGAACTGCAGACTTCGGCAACGTCCATGCGAGCCCCAGCGTGCGCCGGGTGGCGCGCGAGCTGGGCGTCGATCTGACCAGGCTGAAGGGCAGCGGTGAGAAAGGACGCATCACCAAGGACGACGTGCTGAACTTCCTCAAAGGACCGGCGGCCGCGCCGGCAGCAGCACCGGGATCCTCGGGAGGAGCCGGTATTCCGGAAATCCCGGCGGTGGACTTCTCCAAGTTCGGGCCGATCGAGACCAGGCCGCTGCCGCGCATCAAGAAGCTGTCCGGTCCGCACCTGCACCGGGCCTGGCTGAACGTGCCGCACGTCACGCACAACGACGAGTCCGACATCACGGAGATCGACGCCTACCGGAAGGAGCTGGACTCGTCCGCGAAGGAGAAGGGTTACCGGGTGACGCTGCTGGCCTTCCTGATGAAGGCGGCCGTCTCGGCGCTGCGGGAGTTTCCCGAGTTCAACAGCTCGCTGTCGCCGGAGAAGGACAGCCTGATCGTCAAGAAATACTACCACATCGGTATCGCCGCCGACACTCCGGAAGGGCTGGTGGTTCCCGTGATCCGGGACGTGGACCGCAAGGGTATCCATGAACTGAGCCAGGAGCTGGGCTCGGCCTCCAAACGGGCGCGCGACGGCAAGCTGAGTGCCGCCGACATGCAGGGGGCGTGCTTCACGATTTCGAGCCTGGGCGGCATCGGCGGCACCGGCTTCACGCCGATCGTCAACGCGCCGGAGGTGGCGATCCTGGGGGTGGTGCGGTCCAAGATGGCTCCCGTGTGGAACGGCAAGGAGTTCGTGCCCCGGCTGATGCTCCCGGTGTCGCTGTCCTACGACCACCGGGTCATCGACGGAGCACTCGCCGCCCGGTTCTCCCGGCATCTCTGCCACGTGCTGGAGGATGTCCGCCGGCTGGTCCTGTGA
- a CDS encoding NAD(P)/FAD-dependent oxidoreductase, with amino-acid sequence MLHHIVVVGGGAAGLELATGLGDKLGKRNRASITLIERSRTHLWKPLLHEVAAGSMNVDNHALDYLAQAHWHHFRYRYGEMIGLDRSKREVCLAPTYDDEGNEITPARSFRYDTLVMAVGSTSNDFGTPGVKEFAIPLDTLRQAERFNKRLVNACIRAHAQPEPVRSGQLHVAIIGAGATGTELAAQLHRTTRQIAAFGLDRIDPEKDFRITLIEGAERILPALPERISKATAKLLTDLGVDLRTGAKVTEVRRDGVSLADGGFIPAELVVWAAGVKGPEFLRELDGLEVTRNNQLIVTPTLQTTRDPDIFAMGDCASCPREGHKAPVPPRAQAAHQQASHLLKQLRRRLEGKPLQPFVYRDFGSLVSLGEYSTVGNLMGKLVGGNMMIEGYFARIMYMSLYKMHLMALHGSARVALETLSRSLTHRTEPSVKLH; translated from the coding sequence ATGCTGCACCACATCGTGGTCGTCGGCGGGGGCGCCGCCGGCCTGGAACTGGCGACCGGGCTGGGAGACAAGCTGGGCAAGCGCAATCGGGCTAGCATCACGCTGATCGAGCGTTCGCGCACCCACCTCTGGAAGCCGCTGCTGCACGAGGTGGCGGCCGGCAGCATGAATGTGGACAATCACGCGCTTGACTATCTGGCTCAGGCACACTGGCATCATTTCCGCTACCGCTACGGCGAGATGATCGGACTGGACCGGAGCAAGCGCGAGGTCTGCCTGGCCCCCACTTACGACGACGAGGGCAACGAGATCACCCCGGCGCGGTCGTTCCGGTACGACACGCTGGTGATGGCGGTGGGCAGCACCAGCAACGACTTCGGAACGCCGGGTGTTAAGGAGTTCGCGATCCCGCTGGATACGCTGCGCCAGGCGGAACGCTTCAACAAGCGTCTGGTCAACGCCTGCATCCGGGCCCACGCTCAACCCGAGCCGGTGCGGTCGGGGCAGCTCCACGTCGCGATCATTGGAGCCGGCGCCACCGGCACCGAACTGGCGGCGCAACTGCATCGCACGACCCGCCAGATCGCCGCCTTTGGCCTCGACCGGATCGACCCCGAGAAGGACTTCCGCATCACCCTGATCGAGGGTGCCGAGCGGATCCTGCCGGCGCTGCCTGAGCGCATTTCGAAAGCCACTGCCAAGTTGCTGACCGATCTCGGCGTCGATCTGCGAACCGGAGCAAAGGTCACCGAGGTGCGCCGGGATGGCGTCTCCCTGGCTGATGGCGGCTTCATTCCCGCCGAGCTGGTGGTGTGGGCGGCGGGTGTGAAGGGCCCCGAGTTTCTCCGTGAGCTGGACGGGCTCGAGGTCACCCGTAACAACCAGCTGATCGTGACACCGACACTCCAGACCACCCGCGACCCCGACATCTTCGCCATGGGGGACTGCGCGTCGTGTCCGCGCGAGGGGCATAAGGCGCCGGTTCCGCCCCGCGCCCAGGCAGCTCATCAGCAGGCGTCGCACCTGCTGAAGCAGCTGCGCCGCCGGCTGGAAGGCAAGCCGCTACAACCCTTCGTCTACCGAGACTTCGGATCCCTGGTGTCGCTGGGCGAGTACTCGACGGTGGGCAACCTGATGGGCAAGCTGGTCGGCGGCAACATGATGATCGAAGGGTACTTCGCCCGCATCATGTACATGTCGCTCTACAAGATGCACCTCATGGCCCTTCACGGATCCGCAAGGGTCGCGCTGGAAACGCTCTCCCGAAGCCTTACGCATCGCACGGAACCGAGCGTGAAGTTGCACTGA